The DNA sequence tttaaaatttgttgataCTCAGATGAATAAATAATCAGATATAGCAAAACATTCTCTCTGTTCCGGTAGGTTTTCACGTTATTTTTTAACACGCGTTTTGaaacttctataaaatataatttcataatattatttatttttctctcACTGAATcaaatttgacgtttaaacgtttattcaaaaaaattaattaaaaaaacattatcaaactatactttataggagcaggACGGATCTAGAAAGAGGAATGGGACACGTGCCccctatttttttttacattttttaccactctaaattttaaaaaattatagaagtgacctcacaaaatttaaaaatatataggtctTTTCGAAATTTGCTTGATGGGATGGGAGGAGTAAACAACTTGATGGGATGGGAggagtaaaataataatattttggtttattaaattaatatgtgtagtaattaataaattcaaaaatcgAATTTGTAAAACATTTCGTAAcgattaattgattaaattattaatattttgaatcatgACATATGTAGTAGACAAAACTCCGCTCAAGTTGGTTTGTTTATATCCACGCATGCAAAGTGCTTCTTATCTTGCTTGCATCTTCTCTAACGTTACACTTTACAGTTTCTCAAGTACGCTAACACAAAATTATCCTCTGACAACTAaatctctctatctctctctcgaTCAATCTTCTTCTATGGCTTCCCTTTTATTCTTAACCATAGTGCTTGTCTCCATCTCTTGTTTCACACGTGCCGACCTCCCGGGCACGTGGGAGCTGCTTTTAGAAAACGCAGGTATAGCCTCCATGCACACGGCCGTGACACGGTTCAACACTGTGGTACTCCTGGACCGGACCAACATCGGTCCATCTCGCAAAATGCTGCGAAAAGGCCACTGTCGTGTCGACCCGAATAACCCGAATAAACATGACTGTTATGCTCATTCGGTGTTATTCGATCTTGTAACCCGCTCAACCCGACCCCTGATGATCCTGACTGACACTTGGTGCAGCTCGGGTCAGTTTCTGCCTGATGGCACCCTGTTGCAAACAGGAGGTGATCTTGATGGtgttaaaaaatttagaaaatttagTCCGTGTAAATTTTCCGAATTTTGTGACTGGCAAGAACTCGAAAATGTCGAATTGTCGCATGGCAGGTGGTACGCGACAAATCAAATATTACCCGACGGTACGATTATTATCGTCGGGGGACGATCGAGTAGTAGTGTCGAATTTTACCCGCCCCGGGAGACCGGCGCCGTGCTTTTCCCGTTTTTAGCACAGGCCGGTGATAATCAGATGGATAATTTGTACCCGTATGTACATTTGTTACCGAACGggcatttatttattttcgcAAATAATAAAGCGGTGTTGTATGATTTTGTGATAAATAATGTTGTGAAAGAGTATCCGGATCTAGAAGGAGGCCCGAGGAATTACCCATCCGCAGGCTCGTCCGCGATGCTGGCACTCTCGGGGGACTATTCCGCGGCTACTGTGGTGGTCTGCGGTGGTGCGCCTTATGGTGCGTTTATCGACAGGAGTACTGACACGCCAGCTCATGGGAGCTGCGGCAGAAttgacccgacccgacccgacccggttTGGGAGATGGAGGATATGCCATTTGGTAGGATCATGGGGGATATGGTTATGTTACCAACTGGTGAGGTTATGATTATTAATGGTGCTCAAGCGGGTACGCAAGGGTTCGATTTGGCTTCGAATCCGTGTTTGTACCCGGTTTTGTACAGGCCCGATCAGCCGCTGGGGCTCCGGTTCATGACTCTCAACCCGGGCACGGTTCCAAGAATGTACCACTCTACCGCGAATTTGTTACCCGATGGGAGAATTTTGCTAGCCGGGAGTAATCCgcattatatttacaaatttggAGTCGAGTTTCCTACCGAGTTGAGAATTGAGGCCTTTTCGCCAGAATATTTATCGCCTGACAGGGCGAATCTGAGGCCAGAAATAGTAGAGCTCCAAGAGACCGTTAAATTTAGCGAAGTGTTTGATATGTTTGTGACCGTGCCACTGCCTGTTGTAGGACTTGTGGAAGTGAACATTGCTAGCGCACCATTTGCCACACATTCGTTCTCGCAAGGGCAGAGGCTGGTTAAGTTGGCTGTGAGTAGCGCGATACCGGATGGCGAAGGCTTGTATAGGATCAGTTGTACGGCGCCACCAGACGGGAAGGTGGCGCCGCCGGGTTACTACATGGTGTTTGCTGTTAACCAGGGTGTTCCCAGTGTGGCAAGGTGGGTTCAAGTAGTGTCAtgaaactttttattttttaaagattattGAAGAAATTGACAGGAGTCACAATGTCACATGCAGACATGCTTGACTTCTGTTAGACAAAAATGTCTGTGCTGGGGGATAGggatgtgataatttattatttggaaATTGTTCATATGTTTTAACGTTTCAGTGTATGCTCCTTAATTtgcataataattttaagtttcGGGTCGAGTTCGTGTCTGCGTTCTCGAGTATGTAAATGGTTAATTTCGCCCTTGAGTTTTAAGGTCTTGAAACTAAAGAGGGAGGAGTTGCTGCTGAGAAGTGAAAAGGTTCAGAACCTTTGCTAATTatgggggtgtttgtttccggTTTAAAACCCGGGTTTCtggtatataaattaaaaacacttatttataccgtttgtgtaaaaagtcaagaagtatttataaaaaattaggaatgctagcttttgtttcaggatttctgtttatttttcaaacactttaatcacttataagtcttaacttgtttctaacttctactccatttttttattttaagcaagaagcacttattttaagctcacccaaacacCCTTATATTTGACATTAGTGTTAAGGTCCACTAAAAATTTATTCTTTTTCTGTATTATAATCATCTTGGTGATGAActactatatttttattaataaagttgTATTGAGAATCATATGATTAGACTTTTATTTCAAGTTTAGAATCGGAAAGGGAAATAATTCAGAGATAAAAAGAAAGCATATCTGCTTTCTGCTTTGCTTTTTTGTGTGCTTTGGTGGAGGCATATTATTTCTGTGAAAGAGGtagtctttaataataataatttctaaaaaGGATGTATTTTGGTTCAATTGTATATAACTTATTTagatttgtatttttcaaaaatattaagtGAAAATAAAAAGCTTGTCAGGattaagtataatttattaatattaaagtgTTACGACTTGTTAATCACAAATTATATCTCAGAATAAACTCTCACCAACCActcctctttttttcttttgcttagCTGTCACTGGAGCTTTCGTCGGATCTCTACCGGTGGAAAATCCCAAAACTTTGTATTTCCTTTGtgtttcctttcttctttccatAAACATTGTTTTATAGTTTTGATTTTCATAAAAATCTTCTTTATTAGGTAAGATTCGTctgttttttcttaaattttggcaTTAATTTGCTTTTTCGGATCTAAAGATTTAAAGTTATTCTCAATTTGGCTTTCTTTATCTTAGATCTCAATTCCACGGAGTTATGTATTTCTCGTTCTTCCAGTGATTTTATTCTCGAGAGTGACCcgagttattttatttttgtggaTTTGTTTTCAGAATTTAAGATATTCAACAAATCACTTGATTTTATTTCCAAGAACAATAGATTAATTAGTAattgtttttgtgttttatttgttagacatgtagatgtcgtatgaatttttattattgaattaactcattcataaaaaagaagaagtataattcattaaattttttaattaaattggtATTACTTATCAGGTTTAAATATTAATCCGACTATATCAATCggatttgatatttaaattgtCGGTCTTTATTTCATGAACTTTTTTTCATTTCACGaacttttaaataatttaaaatgtgacaagtatttataatattaactttaaaatatcaaaaatttggtCGACCGTATTTAAGTCAATGTGTCTCCTTAATTGATAACATGTTTAAAATAAACTTTTCTCTTATAATTACGAGATAATTAAACATTCTCATCAAAACATATGTCAAtggattaatttttaattaatattttgaaggGCTTAACTATTAACAAATTGTTCAACATGTTAAATAATatatctaataaaaatatattatcgaAACAAGTTTATTAGCTATTTTAAAAAAGTACATACTAGTTTAACTAAAAGCTACATAATAATACTGTCTCTGAAAATCACTCCTCCTACTCGAAGTCTTGTATTCAAGTACCAGAAACGGGTCAGACTTTTACGCACACAAGAAAAACAGATCTTCATTCTTGGTAATCATCCTCGAGTACAAATGTGTGAGATCAGGACAACGTCTTCATATCCGGTCTGCGGTTTAGTCATATATTTGAGTAAGTTTTATCATTAAAGACGGTAAAATCATGTCGATATCAAGAGGACCTTTATCAGGTTAGATATAATTCGTGAATTTGCATATTTCTTATCTTTGTTTACAATTGAGTATGTATCATCTTTCTTGCGAATCACACTAAATTGGTTTTGGATCTTTTCTTAGTTTGATGTATATCTTCTTGATTTTTAGTGTGCATGAAGGtgcttttattaatttattgaatttgagatATATGCTTATTTGATCGTGATGCTTGTTTAGTCTTTGTACgaaaattttacattaatttttgtTCTTTGATGATGCGTCACAGTATTATTAAGATATCTTCATAAAATGTACTAGTTTGTGTGTGTTCCCATGATTTCTTGATATGTATCTGTAAACAAACtttttactagtattttttTAGATTACGTTATCAAGGATCGTGaaaatcttttacaattatCGTATCTATCTTGATTTTAAAAACGATAAATTAGTAttgttttttttgctaataGTTATATTTTAGGCaagtaattttgtaatttatttgtcttAAATGTGACTTTAATGCtctttaaatgttttttttatattaaagcaAGTTGATcaatttttctttaattataatCAGTTACCTTCTTAATTGAAAATTGACTCCTTTTCTTAAGTTtctaatattcaaattttgaattttttaaatcaatGTTGTTAATTATGTATAgctatatttattaataacatatactttttttttaatattcataaaTGACTTTTAATATAATGTGTGAATGTGGGTGTTTTATTTAGTGGAGATTGttagataattttattaattatcaaattcgTAGTCCATTCCCTTTGGTTAGatttattagatatatatttttttaattaaattatttattttattttttttaagaaagtttAATAGTAGTAgctctttaattatttttagtttagtaTAATTATAGTTCTGACATTATTTTGGTTGTTTTTTCAGGTTCCATTGGTTCTATTTTCATACATGAATGTTTTATTATCTTAATGTCCGGGGACATCTTTGCATggctttcggttagatgataaactttcttgaatgaaagaactCCGTTTTTACGGGTATTGTATTTCGGTACAATTCATCCACGTGAAAGtgattatgacaaaaaaaaaaagctacatAATAACAATTTGACAATATTTGGACCTATGAAtctctttattttataatataatctattaaaaattttataacataGTAAATTTTTAGTCGGTCGACCGGTATTCGTTCTACGGACTTTCTTAATTTATGTCATATTTTAGTGGATCCTTTTATTATAACTAAGAGATATTAAAACATTCACATGACCTAGAGTATTTATTCAACATGTCAAATAATCCATccaatgaaaatatattatctaaacACGGTAATAGCtatttaaaagtttattttaattgaGAAACACtaactattttaactaaaaacacACTAAAATTTGGCCAGACCTATAACActccttaaattataattaattttctttattatgattaaatatatttaaacattCTCATTGAAATTCTCATCGAAACATATATCTGTTCGTACTACTTTTGGCTGTAttaactatttaaaattttgctctaaaaaaaactattaaaaatttattttaatatattaaataacacatccaatagaaatatattaacacaaacatatatatatatatatatatatatatatatatatatatatatatatatatagagtcctactccaatagaaaccaaattagcctaaaaaataaaaaccagtttctggacagttttttatcactatttttaactacagaaatcactaatttgtacataagatatcactaatttatatatagcatatctcgcgaatataaatatatatgtacgcatatatgcaacgtatatgactaTCAtattcacccaaatcgtaataatggacctcttccCACCATTACCAAACGTTTCCATTACTttccaccattgtctatcatcaccaatagtcacatacacttttcatcataacttacaaaactaacgactacttaccatcatcatacaacttctcttgcggcttcctaccaccaagaaccttcataaggatgaaattaatcatctataatcgattatcaataatttagataagtagattttctcaattttgataataaaagtcgttgtttacatactgtataaaaacagtgattagtgcagtataaattagtgatacccgtagttataaatagtggtagggaaactggtttctagtttttattttaagagtggtttctatttgatcatgagcctatatatatatatatatatatatatagggtctcgctcaaatgagaacactcttagtgtgagatatgagatctaatcacaGCCACACATTTTATACCTTATATCAATCTCTCACcaaacattaatttttaatatttaaatattttatcaccatCTTCATTCTAATTCCACCACCTGCCACCTCCAACTACCACCGACTACCAGTTCCGGCCACCACCACCTCAGGCGACCACCGGAAAATCACTGtcggcaaacataaaatcaccaccgtcaaactaaaaatcaccaccggaaaactaaaaatcaccactggaaaaatgaaaatcactgTCAGAAAACGAAAATCACCACATCACCACCATCTAcagaccaccaccaccatctacagACTCCCCAAACATGAAAAATCACCAACTACAAAGCAAAATCAAcgccaaaaaaaaaatcaccaccgcaaaaaaaataatcaccaCATCATTTTCGATCATGTCTTTCTCAGCCACCTAAAAATCACTGTATTAAACTAATACCACCACCGCCACAGTGATACTACTACCAAATCACCACCAACACCATCTCCAGATCTGTCGTTGACGAACTACAATCGATTCAAATGAAGAGTATCAGAAACGGAGATGGAGGAACAGAGGTGGAGGAACGGAGGAACAAGGACGGGGCTGTTGGAGGGAGGCAAGCATCCACGTTGTCGTCGGCCATAAAATAACAGGCGGCTACAGCCGCGCCTGCATCGAAGGAGGCAGCAGCCGCGTTTCCGACGAAAGGATGGAGCCACAGGTTGAGGAGAGAGAGGCGGCGACGACGCCGTAACAGCCATGGGAATGGGGGAGAAAGAGGGGGAAAGATCGGGCAATGGTAGTTGGTGAGGGAGGGATGAGTGAGAGATGAAGAAATGAAATGGGGCAGGGATAAAGACACGGGAGAGAAGATGGGGATTATGGAGAAATAAGTGGCTTGGATTAAAGGTTATTATATAAAATGgagggctgagattagatctcatatctcatattatttggggttctcatttgagcacaaccctatatatatatatatatatatatatatatatatatatatatatatatatatatatatatatatatatatatatatatatatatatatatatatatatatatatatatatatatagagtcatgctcCAGTGAGAACCAATCTtatggtgagatatgagatctaatctcaaccactcatttaaatatattatattcatttctcaccattcatttaatattataatatttcatcatcttctaattcaactacctatcaccttcaaccaccgctgaccaccaccaccaacTCCGGCAACCACCAGAAAATCACCGccggcaaacataaaatcaccaacgaaaaacataaaatcaccaccggaaaactaaaaatcaccgacggaaaaccaaaaatcaacgccagaaaattaaaatcaccacatcaccaccatctacaacccaccaccaccaccccgAAATCCGAAAAATcaccaaatacaaaataaaatcaccaTAGTAAAATGAAAAACACCACTAAACAACGAATGAAGGAATATGGCAGCGATGTGAAAGAGAAGGACGGGGGATTGACCCCAGTGGTGCAGCAGCGGGACGCCGCCGTGTAGAGGAAAAAAAGCCATGGAGGCGGTGGGGCTGACCTCGGGGTTGCGGTGTCGTCGGCGGTGACAACCGCACCGCGACACTGGCAACAGCACCAAGGAAAGAGGGAGGAGGAAGAAAAGATTGCAGCGGCTAGAGGTGGAGAGAGAGATGAGCAGGTGGTGAGCCGCCGCGGTGCTGCGACGGAGTCACGATgtggggggagagggagagcaGATCTGGGCGGCTGTGCGTGATGGTGGTGTTGGGTGGGTGGTGGGTGGTGAATGAAAAAGATTAGCAGATCGGAGTGGTGGTGGCAGCGGCCGGATAGGGAGAGAGATGAGCAGATGACGGGCGGGGGCGATTTGGTGGTGGTCGGTGGGTGGCTGTGCGTGATGGTGGCGGGTGGTGGTGTTGGTAGGtggtgggtgggtgggtggtgaatgaaagagatgaataataaaacaagagaaatgtgtggttgtgatttaatttagggataaaaatgtggggttgagattagatctcatatctcacattagttggggttctcatttgagcacttgcctatatatatatatatatatttacacacACATAGAGTCATGCTCCAATGAGAACCATTATtattgtgagatatgagatccaaTCCTAACCATTCAATTTATACATTACATCAATCTCTCACcacacattaatttttaatatttaattattttaattatcaccATCTATCATTCTAATTCCACCACCTGCCACCTCCCACCACCGCCGACCATCATTTCCggccaccaccacctccggcgACCACCGAAAAATCACCACcgacaaacataaaatcaccaccgtcaaaccgaaaatcaccaccggaaaattaaaaatcaccgCTGCAAAACTGAAAATCACTGTCTGAAAACGAAAATCACCACATCACCACCATCTACAGACCACCTCTACCATCCACAAACACCCTAAATCTGAAAATTCACCaactacaaaacaaaatcagtgctagaaaacaaaaatcaccactgtaaaatataaaatcatcatCAGTAAAGGAAAAAATCAACtccagaaaaataaaatcaccaaCGCCAAAACAGAAATTACTAAGTGGAGCAAAACAGATCCAACAATAACGTCTCCGGCGACACCACCACAACACCCATTTCAACGCATATCCACCTTTAAACACCGCCGCTCCACCACCGATTAACCCTTTCTTCCCCTATCTCCTCTTTTGCCTCCGATCCCGTCTTCTCCTTCTTCCTTTTCGCTGAAAACTCCACCTCCTTCTTCTTCACCGGCTCCTCCATCGCCACCGCCAAGAAGCTCCACACCAACATCATGACGGAAATCGATGGTTTGGCCTAGTGATGTTCCAAAAGAATCGCGGCGAAAGAATCAAATAAGCAGTTGATCGTGTCACTAGGAAGGCGGCTGCGACGACTTAGTGGAAGCGACGTCGTAACAGTCGTGGGGAGTGGAGGAGAAGCAGTGGTGGTTGGTGAGGGAGGTGGATGCAAGAAAGATGAAAAATGAAATGGGCAGAGATGAAGTCACGGGAGATAAAGGAGATTATGGAGAAATAAGGGGCTGAGATTAAAAGttgtattataaaatagagggctgagattagatctcatatctcacattagttggggttctcatttgagcacttgcctatatacatataaatatctatatacatacatacatatatatatatatagggtcaggTTCCACATAGAACCGCTTAAACTTAGAACTTTAGAACCATATTAATAATCATTTAATGAAAGTAACTTAAATGTGTTTTAAAATacttaatatttgaatatacaTGTCTTCAATCAATACAcattcttaattttaataaaactaaCCATATTTGATCATTCTAACCAAAAAAGATACATTTGATCCTTAATTCATATATCTCAGTAGTGTGATAAagtgatatataaaaattaatttattatactgCTGCAGCATCATGATATACGAATAAATCGAATATATCCATTATGGTTTTATAACACTGTTATCAACATATACTGCAACAGAACTCTAACATACGAAGAGCTGGAGTgtgtatgtttttattttttttaattattactaTATGTACTGCAGTTAAATctcgtgttttgtaatattgTATGAGCTAGATATGTACTGTTGTAGAATctcgtgttttgtaatattatatgagctagatatgtactgcagcagaatctcgtgttttgtaatattatatgtgCTGCAACAAAATctcatattttgatattataatattaaaattatttgagaattaCATGTTGTTGTAGGTTTGTTTGCATATACCACAAAGTgcataatatattaattgattattattgTGAGTAGGTAGtagttaatgattattatgattcATAATAATGATTTATAGATAAGGTAAGGTAtcttaaataacaaatttatatttatagctAGGCAGATCATGACCATTAAATTCGTACTCATCTAATGGATGTGCTTGGTCCTAAGTTCTAATTCTAATattggttctaatttgaacctcgccctatatatatatatatatatatatatatatatatatatatatatatatatatatatatatatatatatatatatatatatatatatatatatatatacattcagctaaaaattaatttcaactaaactatatgtttttataatataattttatcttcataataaaattgaataataaaataacaaatgttAGAAGTTATCACACATAATATACTATAATACTTCAATATTTTAGAAGTGTACATTTAACtcatattttatagaaaagaaacaattatatacAAGTATTTTACtgaaaagaaacaattatagttaattatctattatatttctaatagcaatctcttatttttttgacaaataatagCAATCTCTTTACTATGAGTCTTACTCTAATAGAAACATCATTATCCTGAAAACTAAAAACTCacctcaaatatcactaaattctaaagcaCATATCACTAATACCTGCACCTTCTTCTCCATCATACCTGTCATCTTCATCTTTATCTCCACCTCCTCCAGCTCCGCCTCTGCTTCCTCCTCCACCACCTCCTTCACCCACCGCTGCTGCCTCCCCTCTTCCGCCTCTTTCACCTCCATATTCGCCTTTTAATTGCAACCCTATTCTTCCACAGCTCCGGCGAAGCTATA is a window from the Daucus carota subsp. sativus chromosome 8, DH1 v3.0, whole genome shotgun sequence genome containing:
- the LOC108197167 gene encoding aldehyde oxidase GLOX, whose amino-acid sequence is MQSASYLACIFSNVTLYSFSSTLTQNYPLTTKSLYLSLDQSSSMASLLFLTIVLVSISCFTRADLPGTWELLLENAGIASMHTAVTRFNTVVLLDRTNIGPSRKMLRKGHCRVDPNNPNKHDCYAHSVLFDLVTRSTRPLMILTDTWCSSGQFLPDGTLLQTGGDLDGVKKFRKFSPCKFSEFCDWQELENVELSHGRWYATNQILPDGTIIIVGGRSSSSVEFYPPRETGAVLFPFLAQAGDNQMDNLYPYVHLLPNGHLFIFANNKAVLYDFVINNVVKEYPDLEGGPRNYPSAGSSAMLALSGDYSAATVVVCGGAPYGAFIDRSTDTPAHGSCGRIDPTRPDPVWEMEDMPFGRIMGDMVMLPTGEVMIINGAQAGTQGFDLASNPCLYPVLYRPDQPLGLRFMTLNPGTVPRMYHSTANLLPDGRILLAGSNPHYIYKFGVEFPTELRIEAFSPEYLSPDRANLRPEIVELQETVKFSEVFDMFVTVPLPVVGLVEVNIASAPFATHSFSQGQRLVKLAVSSAIPDGEGLYRISCTAPPDGKVAPPGYYMVFAVNQGVPSVARWVQVVS